From the Alloalcanivorax dieselolei B5 genome, one window contains:
- a CDS encoding chemotaxis protein CheW translates to MSNLVSVNPVKKAAEISSREFLVFSLGDEEYAIDILKVQEIRGYENVTRIANAPDFIKGVANLRGVIVPIVDLRLKFRLANADYTQQTVVIVINIGTRVVGIVVDQVSDVMTLTAEQIKPPPEFGISLPLDYIHGLGNLEERMLVLVDIERLLTSEELAIVERVGE, encoded by the coding sequence ATGAGCAACCTGGTTTCCGTCAATCCCGTCAAGAAAGCCGCCGAGATCAGCAGCCGCGAATTCCTGGTGTTCTCCCTGGGTGACGAGGAGTACGCCATCGACATTCTCAAGGTCCAGGAGATCCGGGGTTACGAAAACGTCACCCGCATCGCCAATGCGCCGGATTTCATCAAGGGGGTGGCCAACCTGCGTGGCGTGATCGTGCCGATTGTCGATTTGCGCCTGAAATTCCGTCTGGCCAATGCCGACTATACCCAGCAGACGGTGGTGATCGTGATCAATATCGGTACCCGCGTGGTGGGTATCGTGGTGGATCAGGTGTCGGACGTAATGACCTTGACCGCCGAGCAGATCAAACCGCCGCCGGAGTTCGGTATCAGCCTGCCTCTGGATTACATCCATGGGCTCGGCAATCTGGAGGAACGCATGCTGGTACTGGTGGACATCGAGAGACTGCTCACCAGCGAGGAACTGGCCATCGTCGAGCGCGTTGGTGAATAA